From one Nocardioides sp. Kera G14 genomic stretch:
- a CDS encoding M23 family metallopeptidase, producing MTPYTGKRARRDVLAQAATSVVEQPSAYVGRRALRVEVPETPAESLIIPAPTPELVPAAPAATAFQMPTPRTSVEWELFAAESPEDTGALPYALTEDFTGSLPKITDEMFYGVPGTDLSQDTTTSMPAIRVGKRRAATRTRTPLLRGLSSLPSLVGVAVLAVAGIGAVTSGHSDLIKVDAGPLRAASALSGTSGVAVVGSAREAVLSRSTNRDANATAQKRAAALADLAKKAQSKSDQLKANQWVTPIAPGVYHLTARFGDCGLWAACHTGLDFAAPTGTPIRAVANGTITSTQWDGAYGNKTVETLDDGTELWYAHQVRFGSTPGQVVHAGEIIGYVGATGHVTGPHVHLEVRPGGGDPVDPFTALVAQGVQP from the coding sequence GTGACCCCGTACACCGGCAAGCGTGCCCGGCGCGATGTCCTCGCTCAGGCAGCCACCTCCGTGGTCGAGCAGCCGTCGGCGTACGTCGGCAGGCGCGCGCTCCGCGTCGAGGTCCCTGAGACGCCCGCCGAGTCGCTGATCATCCCCGCACCGACCCCCGAGCTCGTCCCCGCCGCCCCGGCCGCGACCGCCTTCCAGATGCCGACTCCGCGCACCTCGGTCGAGTGGGAGCTCTTCGCCGCTGAGTCGCCTGAGGACACCGGCGCCCTCCCCTACGCGCTGACCGAGGACTTCACCGGCTCGCTGCCGAAGATCACCGACGAGATGTTCTACGGCGTCCCCGGCACCGATCTCTCGCAGGACACCACGACCTCGATGCCGGCGATCCGCGTCGGCAAGCGCCGGGCCGCGACCCGGACCCGCACGCCCCTGCTGCGCGGCCTCTCCTCACTGCCGTCGCTGGTCGGCGTGGCGGTCCTCGCCGTCGCCGGCATCGGTGCGGTGACCTCCGGCCACTCCGACCTGATCAAGGTCGACGCCGGTCCCCTGCGTGCTGCCAGCGCCCTGTCCGGCACCTCCGGCGTCGCCGTGGTCGGCAGCGCCCGTGAGGCCGTCCTCTCGCGGAGCACCAACCGCGACGCCAACGCGACCGCGCAGAAGCGTGCGGCGGCCCTCGCCGACCTCGCCAAGAAGGCGCAGTCGAAGTCCGACCAGCTCAAGGCCAACCAGTGGGTCACGCCGATCGCGCCCGGCGTCTACCACCTCACCGCCCGCTTCGGTGACTGCGGCCTCTGGGCCGCCTGCCACACCGGCCTGGACTTCGCCGCCCCGACCGGCACGCCGATCCGCGCTGTCGCCAACGGCACCATCACCTCGACGCAGTGGGACGGCGCCTACGGCAACAAGACCGTCGAGACGCTCGATGACGGCACCGAGCTCTGGTACGCCCACCAGGTCCGCTTCGGCAGCACGCCCGGCCAGGTGGTCCACGCCGGCGAGATCATCGGCTACGTCGGCGCCACCGGTCACGTCACCGGCCCGCACGTGCACCTCGAGGTCCGCCCCGGTGGCGGCGACCCGGTCGACCCGTTCACTGCGCTGGTGGCGCAGGGAGTGCAGCCGTAA
- a CDS encoding glycerophosphodiester phosphodiesterase family protein, whose translation MTSRGLGLVIGHRGAPSHLPENTLPSFRRACRLGADSLETDLQMSRDGVLVLIHDTELSRTTDIALHGEFASRRSSRVIDRELVEGWFVDDFTLAELRTLNTADTRIPTFDELLLLLAEESQRAGRRIGLHAEVKHPSYFAAAGLPMARPVLETLRDHGLDRRGKRVWIQSFDEQFLRALSPMTELPLVQLLETDQPFTCASVASYADAIGPDRQLVLSSDRFETGLVAEAHRAGLVVFVWTLRGDARQARRFLDAGVDGVFSDDAAVALAARDLLTPA comes from the coding sequence ATGACCTCGCGCGGCCTGGGCCTCGTCATCGGACATCGCGGTGCTCCCTCCCACCTGCCGGAGAACACCCTTCCCTCCTTCCGTCGGGCGTGCCGGCTCGGGGCGGACTCCCTGGAGACCGACCTGCAGATGAGCCGTGACGGCGTGCTCGTGCTGATCCACGACACCGAGCTCTCACGTACGACCGACATCGCCCTGCACGGGGAGTTCGCCTCGCGCCGCAGCTCGCGTGTGATCGACCGCGAGCTTGTCGAGGGCTGGTTCGTGGACGACTTCACGCTCGCTGAGCTGCGGACGCTCAACACGGCCGACACCCGGATCCCGACCTTCGACGAGCTCCTCCTGCTCCTCGCCGAGGAGTCCCAGCGTGCCGGCCGTCGGATCGGGCTCCACGCCGAGGTCAAGCACCCCTCCTACTTCGCCGCCGCCGGCCTGCCGATGGCCCGGCCCGTGCTCGAGACCCTGCGCGACCACGGCTTGGACCGCCGCGGCAAGCGGGTCTGGATCCAGTCGTTCGACGAGCAGTTCCTCCGGGCGCTCTCGCCGATGACGGAACTGCCGCTCGTCCAGCTGCTCGAGACCGACCAGCCGTTCACGTGCGCGTCGGTGGCGTCGTACGCCGACGCGATCGGTCCCGACCGTCAGCTGGTGCTCAGCAGCGACCGGTTCGAGACCGGCCTGGTGGCTGAGGCGCACCGCGCGGGCCTCGTCGTCTTCGTCTGGACGCTGCGCGGTGACGCCCGCCAGGCGCGCCGCTTCCTCGACGCCGGTGTCGACGGGGTCTTCAGTGACGACGCCGCCGTGGCGCTCGCGGCCCGCGACCTCCTCACCCCCGCCTGA
- the pcrA gene encoding DNA helicase PcrA — protein MSIIPGLEAFAAPTPSAPRRGPSPEELLDGLNEPQRAAVVHEGAPLLVVAGAGSGKTRVLTRRIAWLISQRGAHPGSILAITFTNKAAAEMKERVAELVGGRAKIMWVSTFHSACVRILRKEVDKLGYKSNFTIYDAQDQKRLMTLVCHDLDLDPKRYQPQQVLNWVSDQKNELRDPDDAAKDAKNGVEETYAKAYSLYQRRLAQANAFDFDDLIMVTVHLLREFPEVRETWRRRFRHVLVDEYQDTNHAQYALVAELCADNPENLDGERVPGAELMVVGDADQSIYAFRGANIRNILDFEQDFPNAGSILLEQNYRSTQTILSAANTVIDNNKGRKPKRLWSDAGDGEKIVGYVADDEHDEARFVSDEIDRLVDGGGLASEVAVFYRTNAQSRVFEEIFIRTGQPYKVVGGVRFYERREVRDALAYLRALANPDDQVSLRRIINTPKRGIGDRAIAAINLLAERESITFWTALTRASEAPGLATRSFTQIKAFVDMMEELQSMVAGGERADVILESVLDRSGYLAELESSEDPQDASRVDNLAELVAVAREFADNPLAAPSADPLDEEDGDTEPPAGTLDDFLERVALVADSDQIPEDGDGVVTLMTLHTAKGLEFPVVFLTGLEDGVFPHSRTLGDTQELEEERRLAYVGITRARERLYISRAVVRSAWGAPMHNPASRFIDELPVDLIDWKRTAPEQTSWNRQSQWGDRAERGGAFAGFNAPTAAGRRAFSSAALKADTAKRAKTSGEIPSLEPGDRVTHQIFGLGTVVTVEGVAEKSVASIDFGSEGVKRLLLRYAPVEKL, from the coding sequence ATGTCGATCATTCCCGGGCTTGAGGCCTTCGCTGCTCCCACCCCTTCCGCGCCTCGACGAGGACCCTCGCCCGAGGAGCTTCTCGACGGGCTCAACGAGCCCCAGCGGGCTGCCGTCGTCCACGAGGGCGCTCCGCTGCTCGTCGTGGCAGGTGCGGGGTCGGGCAAGACCCGCGTCCTGACCCGACGGATCGCCTGGCTGATCAGCCAGCGCGGCGCCCACCCCGGCTCGATCCTCGCCATCACCTTCACCAACAAGGCGGCCGCCGAGATGAAGGAGCGCGTGGCCGAGCTCGTCGGCGGTCGCGCGAAGATCATGTGGGTCTCGACCTTCCACTCCGCCTGCGTGCGGATCCTGCGCAAGGAGGTCGACAAGCTCGGTTACAAGTCGAACTTCACGATCTACGACGCGCAGGATCAGAAGCGCCTGATGACGCTGGTCTGCCACGACCTCGACCTGGATCCCAAGCGCTACCAGCCGCAGCAGGTCCTGAACTGGGTGAGCGACCAGAAGAACGAGCTGCGCGATCCGGACGACGCAGCCAAGGACGCGAAGAACGGGGTCGAGGAGACCTACGCCAAGGCCTATTCGCTCTACCAGCGTCGGCTCGCCCAAGCCAACGCCTTCGACTTCGACGACCTGATCATGGTCACCGTCCACCTGCTGCGGGAGTTCCCGGAGGTGCGCGAGACCTGGCGCCGGCGCTTCCGCCACGTGCTGGTCGACGAGTACCAGGACACCAACCACGCGCAGTATGCGCTGGTCGCGGAGCTCTGTGCCGACAACCCCGAGAACCTAGACGGCGAAAGGGTTCCCGGCGCCGAGCTCATGGTCGTCGGTGACGCCGACCAGTCGATCTACGCCTTCCGCGGCGCCAACATCCGCAACATCCTCGACTTCGAGCAGGACTTCCCCAACGCCGGCTCGATCCTGCTCGAGCAGAACTACCGCTCCACGCAGACCATCCTGTCGGCGGCCAACACCGTCATCGACAACAACAAGGGTCGCAAGCCCAAGCGGCTGTGGAGCGACGCCGGGGACGGCGAGAAGATCGTCGGGTACGTCGCCGACGACGAGCACGACGAGGCGCGGTTCGTCAGCGACGAGATCGACCGGCTCGTCGACGGCGGCGGCCTGGCGAGCGAGGTCGCGGTCTTCTACCGCACCAACGCGCAGAGCCGCGTGTTCGAGGAGATCTTCATCCGCACCGGCCAGCCCTACAAGGTCGTCGGTGGCGTGCGGTTCTACGAGCGCCGCGAGGTCCGCGACGCGCTCGCCTACCTGCGCGCGCTCGCGAATCCCGACGACCAGGTGTCACTGCGACGCATCATCAACACCCCGAAGCGTGGCATCGGCGACCGCGCGATCGCGGCGATCAACCTGCTCGCCGAGCGGGAGTCGATCACCTTCTGGACGGCGCTGACGCGAGCGTCGGAGGCGCCCGGCCTCGCGACCCGCTCCTTCACGCAGATCAAGGCCTTCGTCGACATGATGGAGGAGCTCCAGTCGATGGTCGCGGGCGGCGAGCGCGCCGACGTGATCCTCGAGTCCGTGCTCGACCGCTCCGGCTACCTCGCCGAGCTCGAGTCGTCCGAGGACCCGCAGGACGCGTCCCGCGTCGACAACCTGGCCGAGCTCGTCGCTGTGGCGCGCGAGTTCGCGGACAACCCGTTGGCCGCGCCGTCAGCCGATCCCCTCGACGAGGAGGATGGCGACACCGAGCCGCCCGCCGGCACGCTCGACGACTTCCTCGAGCGGGTGGCTCTCGTCGCCGACTCCGACCAGATCCCCGAGGACGGTGACGGCGTCGTCACACTGATGACCCTCCACACCGCCAAGGGCCTGGAGTTCCCGGTCGTCTTCCTCACCGGCCTCGAGGACGGCGTCTTTCCCCACTCCCGCACCCTCGGGGACACCCAGGAGCTCGAGGAGGAGCGTCGCCTGGCGTACGTCGGCATCACCCGCGCCCGTGAGCGGCTCTACATCTCCCGGGCCGTCGTCCGGTCGGCGTGGGGTGCCCCGATGCACAACCCGGCCTCGCGGTTCATCGACGAGCTGCCGGTCGACCTGATCGACTGGAAGCGGACGGCGCCCGAGCAGACCTCGTGGAACCGCCAGTCCCAGTGGGGCGATCGCGCTGAGCGCGGCGGAGCCTTCGCCGGCTTCAACGCCCCGACGGCGGCCGGACGTCGTGCTTTCTCCTCCGCCGCCCTCAAGGCGGACACGGCGAAGCGTGCCAAGACCTCAGGTGAGATCCCCTCGCTCGAGCCGGGCGATCGGGTCACGCACCAGATCTTCGGCCTCGGCACCGTGGTGACCGTCGAGGGCGTGGCCGAGAAGTCGGTGGCCAGCATCGACTTCGGCTCCGAAGGCGTGAAGCGACTCCTGCTGCGGTACGCGCCGGTGGAGAAGCTCTGA
- a CDS encoding LLM class flavin-dependent oxidoreductase, producing the protein MTRKSIGFLSFGHWTPSPQSATRSAADVLLQSIDLAQAAEGVGADGAYFRVHHYARQLSSPFPLLAAIGAKTSTIEIGTGVIDMRYENPLYMAEDAGSADLIAGHRLQLGISRGSPEQVIDGFRYFGYEPAESDPSGAEMGRRHAEVLLEILKGEGFAQPSPRPMFANPPGLLRLEPFSEGLRDRIWWGSGNDSTARWAAGLGMNLQSSTLKEDESGEPFHVQQRKQIEIFHEAWREAGHERTPRVSVSRSIMPIVDEIDDMYFGREGESRDQVGQLEDFRAIFGRTYAAAPDVLVKQLAEDEAIAAADTLLLTVPNQLGVDYNAKLLSNILEHVAPALGWR; encoded by the coding sequence ATGACGCGCAAGAGCATCGGATTCCTGAGCTTCGGACACTGGACGCCGTCCCCGCAGTCGGCGACACGGTCGGCGGCCGACGTACTGCTGCAGTCGATCGACCTGGCCCAGGCGGCCGAGGGCGTGGGCGCTGACGGCGCCTACTTCCGGGTGCACCACTACGCCCGGCAGCTCTCCTCGCCGTTCCCTCTGCTCGCCGCGATCGGTGCGAAGACGTCGACCATCGAGATCGGGACCGGCGTGATCGACATGCGCTACGAGAACCCGCTCTACATGGCCGAGGACGCCGGCTCCGCGGACCTCATCGCCGGCCACCGGCTGCAGCTCGGCATCTCGCGTGGGTCACCCGAGCAGGTCATCGACGGCTTCCGGTACTTCGGCTACGAGCCGGCCGAGTCTGATCCCTCCGGTGCCGAGATGGGGCGCCGTCACGCCGAGGTGCTGCTCGAGATCCTCAAGGGCGAGGGCTTCGCCCAGCCCAGCCCGCGCCCGATGTTCGCGAACCCGCCGGGACTCCTGCGCCTCGAGCCGTTCAGCGAGGGGCTGCGCGACCGGATCTGGTGGGGTTCGGGCAACGACTCCACCGCCCGCTGGGCCGCCGGGCTCGGGATGAACCTGCAGTCCTCCACCCTCAAGGAGGACGAGTCCGGCGAGCCCTTCCACGTCCAGCAGCGCAAGCAGATCGAGATCTTCCACGAGGCGTGGCGCGAAGCTGGCCACGAGCGCACCCCGCGCGTCTCGGTCAGCCGCTCGATCATGCCGATCGTCGACGAGATCGACGACATGTACTTCGGCCGCGAGGGTGAGAGCCGCGACCAGGTCGGCCAGCTCGAGGACTTCCGCGCGATCTTCGGTCGTACGTACGCCGCCGCGCCCGACGTCCTCGTCAAGCAGCTCGCCGAGGACGAGGCCATCGCTGCCGCGGACACCCTGCTGCTCACCGTGCCCAACCAGCTCGGTGTCGACTACAACGCCAAGCTGCTCAGCAACATCCTCGAGCACGTAGCCCCGGCGCTCGGCTGGCGCTGA
- a CDS encoding LuxR C-terminal-related transcriptional regulator — protein MTESAESAESAEPVASVSSGAGAVRVVIVDDHAMFRRGVHAELVGVGVGRVEVVGEAADVDEAVRVIKETGPVVVLLDVHLPGGGGVEVMRRAPSIDGRPLYLALSVSDAAEDVIGTIRGGARGYVTKTITGPELVDAIERVATGDAVFSPRLAGFVLDAFAGTIAVADVDEDLDRLSEREREVMRLIARGYAYKEVAKELFISIKTVETHMSSVLRKLQLSSRHELTRWATDRRLL, from the coding sequence ATGACTGAGTCTGCTGAGTCCGCTGAGTCCGCTGAGCCCGTTGCGTCCGTCTCGTCCGGGGCCGGGGCCGTCCGCGTCGTCATCGTCGACGACCACGCCATGTTCCGCCGCGGCGTCCACGCCGAGCTCGTCGGCGTCGGCGTGGGTCGGGTCGAGGTGGTCGGTGAGGCGGCCGACGTCGACGAGGCGGTCCGTGTCATCAAGGAGACCGGCCCTGTCGTCGTACTGCTGGACGTGCACCTGCCCGGCGGGGGAGGCGTCGAGGTGATGCGGCGGGCGCCGAGCATCGACGGGCGGCCCCTGTATCTGGCGCTGTCCGTGTCGGATGCCGCCGAGGACGTCATCGGCACGATCCGTGGAGGGGCGCGTGGCTACGTCACCAAGACGATCACCGGGCCGGAGCTGGTCGACGCGATCGAGCGGGTGGCGACCGGCGATGCCGTCTTCTCGCCGCGACTGGCGGGCTTCGTGCTCGACGCCTTCGCGGGCACGATCGCTGTCGCGGACGTCGACGAGGACCTCGACCGGCTCTCCGAGCGCGAGCGCGAGGTGATGCGACTGATCGCCCGTGGCTACGCCTACAAGGAGGTGGCCAAGGAGCTCTTCATCTCCATCAAGACCGTCGAGACCCACATGTCCTCGGTCCTCCGGAAGCTCCAGCTCTCCAGTCGGCACGAGCTGACCCGCTGGGCCACCGACCGCCGGCTGCTGTGA
- a CDS encoding ATP-binding protein, with translation MSETSTPRQIRRATRDTSASILGGVAAGLAEHLAAPVLWVRAGFVVLTALGGLGVALYAALWASLPSRDRFEVSTPGAESASRGGRRPGPIRRLTDAGPAFALAALGIGVIFVVEVTFGISQVFWPLLLAGGGIALIWRQADEAQRERWLNSAGRIDPLRALFGQGWQSWLRVGAGLLLLLLAAAYVAALNATLVGLLITSGLVLAAIAIVVGPLLARLARDLSAERDERIRTQERADVAAHLHDSVLQTLALIQKNSADPAAVSRLARAQERDLRSWLYADESVVPDTLAGALRGAAAEIEDAHGIAVDVVAVGDGPFSEEVRPLVAATREALTNAAKHAGVAQVSVYAEVTPGQAEVFVRDRGVGFDVDGVAEDRHGVAGSIIDRMRRHGGSASVTSTPGEGTNVHLAMPLKETTHD, from the coding sequence ATGAGCGAGACGAGCACGCCGCGGCAGATCCGACGCGCCACGCGCGACACGTCGGCGTCGATCCTCGGGGGCGTGGCGGCCGGCCTGGCGGAGCACCTGGCAGCGCCGGTGTTGTGGGTGCGGGCCGGCTTCGTGGTGCTGACCGCTCTCGGCGGCCTCGGGGTCGCGCTCTATGCGGCGCTCTGGGCGAGCCTGCCCTCGCGGGATCGGTTCGAGGTCTCGACGCCGGGGGCGGAGAGTGCCTCCCGCGGCGGACGCCGCCCGGGCCCGATCCGCCGTCTCACCGATGCCGGTCCCGCGTTTGCCCTTGCTGCGTTGGGTATCGGCGTCATCTTCGTCGTCGAGGTGACCTTCGGGATCAGCCAGGTCTTCTGGCCGCTCCTCCTCGCGGGCGGCGGTATCGCGCTGATCTGGCGGCAGGCCGATGAGGCCCAGCGCGAGCGCTGGCTCAACAGCGCCGGACGGATCGATCCGCTCCGCGCCCTCTTCGGGCAGGGCTGGCAGTCGTGGCTCCGCGTCGGCGCCGGCCTGCTTCTCCTCCTCCTGGCAGCGGCGTACGTCGCCGCCCTCAACGCCACCCTCGTCGGCCTGCTCATCACCTCAGGGTTGGTGCTGGCCGCGATCGCGATCGTCGTCGGGCCGTTGCTCGCCCGCCTCGCCCGCGACCTCTCGGCCGAACGCGACGAGCGCATCCGCACCCAGGAACGCGCGGACGTGGCCGCGCATCTGCACGACTCCGTCCTCCAGACGCTCGCGCTCATCCAGAAGAACTCCGCCGACCCAGCCGCCGTCTCGCGTCTCGCGCGCGCCCAGGAGCGCGACCTGCGGTCCTGGCTGTACGCCGACGAGTCGGTCGTCCCCGACACCCTGGCCGGTGCGTTGCGCGGTGCCGCGGCAGAGATCGAGGACGCCCACGGCATCGCCGTCGATGTCGTGGCCGTCGGTGACGGGCCGTTCTCCGAGGAGGTCCGCCCCTTGGTGGCGGCCACCCGCGAGGCACTGACGAACGCTGCGAAGCATGCCGGTGTCGCGCAGGTCTCGGTCTACGCCGAGGTCACGCCCGGTCAGGCGGAGGTCTTCGTGCGCGACCGCGGCGTCGGCTTCGACGTCGACGGCGTCGCTGAGGATCGCCACGGCGTGGCCGGCTCGATCATCGACCGGATGCGGCGTCACGGCGGGAGCGCCAGCGTCACCTCGACCCCCGGCGAGGGCACCAACGTCCATCTGGCCATGCCACTGAAGGAGACCACCCATGACTGA
- a CDS encoding GNAT family N-acetyltransferase: protein MVTISALQPEDRAEWEPLWAGYLTYYKTDLAPEISEATHKRLVTEGSGLHGAIARDESGKAVGIVHWLTHLSTWATTDYTYLEDLFVHPDARSGGVGRALIEHVRTWAIEHGSTKVYWLTEYENHTAQALYNQLARTEFIQYEMDL from the coding sequence ATGGTGACGATCAGCGCGCTGCAGCCGGAGGACCGCGCAGAGTGGGAGCCGCTGTGGGCCGGCTACCTCACGTACTACAAGACCGACCTGGCGCCGGAGATCAGCGAGGCGACGCACAAGCGCCTCGTCACCGAGGGGTCGGGGCTGCACGGCGCGATCGCGCGCGACGAGAGCGGGAAGGCCGTCGGCATCGTGCACTGGCTGACACACCTGTCGACGTGGGCGACGACGGACTACACCTACCTCGAGGACCTCTTCGTCCACCCTGACGCGAGGTCAGGTGGCGTGGGCCGGGCGCTGATCGAGCACGTCCGCACGTGGGCGATTGAGCACGGATCGACGAAGGTGTACTGGCTGACGGAGTACGAGAACCACACCGCGCAGGCGCTCTATAACCAGCTCGCCCGCACCGAGTTCATCCAGTACGAGATGGACCTCTGA
- a CDS encoding PspC domain-containing protein produces MSTTDTETPEGPRVTRDEARDLSRLVRTSSARPENRYLAGVAGGIARHLDIDPIIVRIVLIVTVFFGGAGVLVYAAGWLFMPDERDGRAVITLDARNRAIALWIALALAASALISDVAGGFHFPWWIIPVLVIVALATKSWQYGRGGAPEENEAVVVEVLEKARAKTEAALAQARNRSDTAAAVALEKAKIKTDAALERAQQRAERAQQRWETKRGPLFFGFALALIVLAEGVLGVIDGAGASIAGPAYPALALGIIGLFLVLGAFWGRAGGLILLGLITAVILGLTTAADQWDVDGGRFRDLNNVPSTGSAVEDDYTFRNGDFLLDLTQVDDASSLAGRSIHIDGRAGRIRVKLPAGLNTQASAHISGPGYVQALGEEGAGFSQTITGQDGNGQGATVHIDADLRFGAIEIDEE; encoded by the coding sequence ATGAGCACCACCGACACGGAAACACCTGAGGGACCACGGGTCACACGCGACGAGGCGCGTGACCTGAGCCGGCTCGTCCGCACCTCCTCCGCCAGACCGGAGAACCGCTACCTGGCCGGCGTCGCAGGCGGCATCGCCCGCCACCTCGACATCGATCCGATCATCGTGCGGATCGTCCTCATCGTCACCGTCTTCTTCGGCGGCGCAGGCGTCCTCGTGTACGCCGCCGGCTGGCTCTTCATGCCCGACGAGCGTGACGGCAGGGCGGTCATCACGCTCGACGCGCGCAACCGTGCCATCGCCCTGTGGATCGCCCTGGCGCTCGCCGCGAGCGCGTTGATCAGCGACGTCGCCGGCGGCTTCCACTTCCCCTGGTGGATCATCCCGGTGCTCGTCATCGTCGCCCTCGCCACGAAGTCATGGCAGTACGGACGCGGCGGCGCCCCCGAGGAGAACGAGGCGGTCGTCGTCGAGGTGCTCGAGAAGGCCCGAGCGAAGACCGAGGCCGCCCTGGCCCAGGCCCGCAACAGGTCCGACACCGCCGCGGCCGTCGCGCTGGAGAAGGCGAAGATCAAGACCGACGCCGCGCTCGAGCGCGCCCAGCAACGGGCCGAACGCGCCCAGCAGCGCTGGGAGACCAAGCGTGGCCCGCTCTTCTTCGGTTTCGCGCTGGCGCTGATCGTCCTCGCCGAGGGTGTGCTCGGCGTCATCGACGGTGCCGGCGCCTCCATCGCGGGACCGGCCTACCCGGCGCTCGCACTCGGCATCATCGGCCTGTTCCTCGTGCTCGGTGCCTTCTGGGGTCGTGCCGGCGGGCTGATCCTGCTCGGCCTCATCACCGCCGTCATCCTCGGCCTCACCACCGCTGCCGACCAGTGGGACGTGGACGGAGGCCGCTTCCGCGACCTCAACAACGTCCCGTCGACGGGCTCCGCGGTCGAGGACGACTACACGTTCCGCAACGGCGACTTCCTGCTCGACCTGACCCAGGTCGACGACGCCAGCTCGCTGGCCGGACGCAGCATCCACATCGACGGCCGTGCCGGACGGATCCGGGTGAAGCTGCCCGCCGGCCTCAACACGCAGGCGAGTGCCCACATCAGCGGGCCGGGGTACGTCCAGGCGCTCGGTGAGGAGGGCGCCGGATTCAGCCAGACCATCACCGGCCAGGACGGCAACGGTCAGGGCGCGACCGTGCACATCGACGCCGACCTCCGGTTCGGCGCCATCGAGATCGACGAGGAGTGA
- the sucC gene encoding ADP-forming succinate--CoA ligase subunit beta, producing MDLMEYQAKELFAKHGVATTLGTVVETAEDAKAAAEAIGGVTVIKAQVKAGGRGKAGGVKLAKTPDEAFEYASNILGMEIKGLTVNRVLVTPATPPEEEYYFSFLLDRSNRQYLCIASVEGGVEIEEVAETNPDAIQKIGIDPGTGVDEAKAREIATAAAFPEPVFEQAVEMIQALYRTFVEEDATLVEVNPLARLAGDKLEALDGKVSLDDNASEVRHPEHEEFEIREEADPLEAKAKDLGLNYVKLDGQVGIIGNGAGLVMSTLDVVAYAGEKHGGVKPANFLDIGGGANAQVMANGLDVILNDEQVTSVFVNVFGGITACDEVANGIKGALEILGDKATKPLVVRLDGNNVELGRQILTDLNHPLVTQVDTMDGGADKAAELANA from the coding sequence GTGGATCTGATGGAGTACCAGGCGAAGGAGCTCTTCGCCAAGCATGGTGTGGCTACCACCCTCGGGACCGTCGTCGAGACGGCTGAGGATGCGAAGGCCGCGGCTGAGGCAATCGGCGGCGTGACCGTCATCAAGGCCCAGGTCAAGGCAGGCGGCCGCGGCAAGGCCGGCGGCGTCAAGCTGGCCAAGACCCCGGACGAGGCGTTCGAGTACGCGTCCAACATCCTCGGGATGGAGATCAAGGGGCTCACGGTCAACCGTGTCCTCGTGACGCCGGCCACCCCGCCGGAGGAGGAGTACTACTTCTCCTTCCTGCTGGACCGCTCCAACCGCCAGTACCTCTGCATCGCGTCGGTCGAGGGTGGTGTCGAGATCGAGGAGGTCGCCGAGACCAACCCCGACGCCATCCAGAAGATCGGCATCGACCCCGGCACGGGCGTCGACGAGGCCAAGGCCCGCGAGATCGCGACCGCGGCCGCCTTCCCCGAGCCCGTCTTCGAGCAGGCCGTGGAGATGATCCAGGCGCTCTACAGGACGTTCGTCGAGGAGGACGCCACCCTCGTCGAGGTCAACCCGCTGGCCCGTCTGGCCGGCGACAAGCTCGAGGCCCTCGACGGCAAGGTGTCGCTCGACGACAATGCGTCGGAGGTGCGTCATCCCGAGCACGAGGAGTTCGAGATCCGCGAGGAGGCCGACCCGCTCGAGGCGAAGGCCAAGGACCTCGGTCTCAACTACGTGAAGCTCGACGGCCAGGTCGGCATCATCGGCAACGGCGCGGGCCTCGTCATGAGCACCCTCGACGTCGTCGCGTACGCCGGCGAGAAGCACGGCGGCGTCAAGCCGGCCAACTTCCTCGACATCGGTGGTGGCGCGAACGCGCAGGTCATGGCCAACGGCCTCGACGTCATCCTCAACGACGAGCAGGTCACGAGCGTCTTCGTCAACGTCTTCGGTGGCATCACCGCCTGTGACGAGGTCGCGAACGGCATCAAGGGTGCCCTCGAGATCCTCGGCGACAAGGCGACCAAGCCGCTGGTGGTCCGCCTCGACGGCAACAACGTCGAGCTCGGCCGCCAGATCCTCACCGACCTCAACCACCCCCTGGTCACCCAGGTCGACACCATGGACGGCGGCGCCGACAAGGCTGCCGAGCTGGCCAACGCCTGA